From a region of the Mycobacterium intracellulare ATCC 13950 genome:
- the pks2 gene encoding sulfolipid-1 biosynthesis phthioceranic/hydroxyphthioceranic acid synthase — MTTYPIDDVMQRRPSTDSPPIGATPVTPIAVIGMACRLPGGIDSPEQLWEALLRGDDLVTEIPPDRWDADEYYDPEPGVPGRSVSRWGAFIDDVAGFDPEFFGINEREATAMDPQHRILLETSWEAMEHAGLTRERIADSRTGVFMGLTHGDYQLLAADAHSVEGAYGFSGSNFSLASGRIAYALGVHGPALTVDTACSSGLTAIHLACRSLHERESDLALAGGATLALDPRKFAAGSAEGMLSPTGRCHAFDVAADGFVGGEGSVMLLLKRLSDALRDGDRILAVVRGTAANQDGHTVNIATPSKTAQTAVYQAALAAAGVDARTVAMVEAHGPGTPVGDPIEYASLADVYGVEGPCALASVKTNFGHAQAASGALGMMKAILALQHGVVPRNLHFTRLPDDLAKIDTKLFVPLETTPWTTNGDHPRRAAVSSYGLSGTNVHAIVEQAPEQVLKTVVSQDESSTTEPLIFPLSSTSADELRRTASRLAGWVRAHDDLALPDLAYTLARRRVHRPVRTAVIADSRARLVVALREVADGDAPYQPAVGQDDRGPVWVFSGQGSQWAAMGADLLATEPVFAATVAEVEPLIARESGFSVIAAMSAPQTVAGQDRVQPTLFAMQVALAATMKAYGVRPGAVIGHSLGEAAAAVVAGAMSLEDGARVICRRSRLMSRIAGAGATASVELPAQQVLSELTARGVNDVVVAVVASPQSTVIAGAAQTVRDLVAAWEQRDVMAREVPTDVAFHSPQVDPIMDELTAMLAEIRPMTPEVPYYSATLFDPREQPVCDARYWANNMRRMVRFATAVQAALEDGFRVFAELAPHPLLTRALEQTARGREMPMAALAGMRRQQSLPHGLRGFVADLHSAGAAVDFSVLYPSGRLVDAPLPTWTHRRLWLSGGGQESPTHGGCTVSVHPLLGSHVHLQEEPERHVWQAEVGTAAQPWLADHQIRNVVVLPGAAYCEMALAAARTVLGETAEVRDIRFEQALLLDEQTTIGALASLSSPGVVEFTVESNRGGEQARHAAAILRAAEDDRPPAYDMCALLAAHTGSDDGDEVRARMDRRGVQYGPAFAGLGVVHTGKEAPGTVLAEVALPRQIRSQQALYGVHPALLDACFQSVEAHPDVRALGDGALGLVSGIRRLRAYGAARNAHYCYTRVTKADTSGVEADIDVLDEHGAVLLTVQGLRVGTSASESGNKDRVLAERLLTVEWRQRELPEPDHTDAGSWLLLGTSATADAAASSLADALKNHGMQCTTMSWPRHADHSSTVGQLGDHLRTGGFAAVVILTGPDNGESEEQCALLGRDYVQHLARIARELVDVPGEPPRLYVVTRNAQTVVSNDVPDLAQAGLRGLVRVIGMEHPHLGASLIDVDETTDAEQLARQLLAGSDEDETAWRNGAWYTARLCPAPLLAEERKTAVANHESDGMRLQIRTPGDLESLELVACDRVPPGPGEIEVAVSASSINFADVLVAFGRYPAFEGRLPALGTDFAGVVTAVGPGVTGHRVGDHVGGLSANGCWATFLTCDARLAVTLPPGLADDQAAAVTTAHATAYYGLHELARIKAGERVLIHSATGGVGQAAIAIARAAKAEIFATAGSEQRRQLLRDMGIEHVYDSRSVEFADLIRRDTDGYGVDIVLNSVVGAAQRAGVELLAFGGRFVEIGKRDIYGDTRLGLFPFRRNLTFYALDLALMSFSHPDRLRDLLNTVYRLTADGSLPMPQSTHYPLADAATAIRVMSGAQHTGKLVLDVPRTGRSRVMVPPAQVGVFRSDGAYIVTGGLGGLGLFLAEKMATPGSGAGCGRIVLSSRSQPTPEALEMIERIRPIGADVVVDCGDITEAETARRLVATATATGLPVRGVLHLAAVIEDATLTNITDELIERDWAPKVYGAWNLHTATASQPLDWFCSFSSAAALVGSPGQGAYAAANSWLDAFTRWRRARGLPATAIAWGAWAQIGRATALADRADAAIAPDEGAYALEALLRHDRACTGYAPITATPWLAAFAQRSPFAEAFRSNGQSATGTSRLRAELEELTLDEWPTRLRRLISDQVSLILRRNIDPDRPLSEYGLDSLGGLELLTRIQTETGIRVTPADIASIGTIRGLAELLCSKLAPADAA, encoded by the coding sequence ATGACTACCTACCCGATCGACGACGTCATGCAGCGCCGGCCATCGACCGACTCGCCCCCGATCGGCGCCACACCTGTCACTCCCATTGCTGTGATCGGCATGGCGTGCCGGCTACCGGGGGGCATCGATTCCCCGGAGCAGTTGTGGGAGGCGTTGCTGCGCGGCGACGACCTGGTTACCGAGATCCCGCCCGACCGCTGGGACGCCGACGAATACTACGATCCCGAGCCGGGTGTGCCGGGCCGGTCGGTCTCGCGGTGGGGCGCATTCATCGACGACGTCGCCGGCTTCGATCCCGAGTTCTTCGGGATCAACGAGCGGGAAGCGACCGCGATGGATCCGCAACACCGGATACTTCTGGAAACCTCGTGGGAGGCCATGGAACACGCCGGTCTTACGCGGGAGCGAATCGCCGACTCGCGCACCGGCGTGTTCATGGGATTGACGCATGGTGACTACCAACTGCTGGCCGCCGACGCGCACTCCGTCGAGGGGGCATACGGCTTTTCCGGCAGCAACTTCAGCCTGGCCTCCGGGCGCATCGCCTACGCCCTGGGGGTTCACGGTCCCGCACTGACCGTGGACACCGCCTGTTCTTCCGGCCTGACCGCGATCCACCTGGCTTGCCGCAGCCTGCACGAGCGCGAAAGCGACCTCGCCCTTGCCGGCGGCGCCACGCTGGCGTTGGACCCGCGGAAATTCGCCGCGGGGTCGGCCGAGGGCATGCTGTCGCCGACCGGGCGCTGCCACGCCTTCGACGTCGCGGCCGACGGGTTCGTGGGCGGCGAGGGCAGCGTCATGCTGTTACTCAAGCGGCTGTCCGACGCGCTGCGCGATGGCGACCGGATTCTGGCCGTCGTGCGGGGGACCGCCGCCAATCAGGACGGTCACACCGTGAATATCGCCACCCCGTCGAAGACCGCGCAGACCGCGGTGTATCAGGCGGCGTTGGCCGCCGCGGGTGTCGACGCCCGAACGGTTGCCATGGTCGAGGCCCACGGGCCCGGCACCCCGGTGGGTGACCCGATCGAATATGCCAGCCTGGCCGACGTTTACGGCGTCGAGGGGCCCTGCGCGCTGGCGTCGGTGAAGACCAACTTCGGCCATGCGCAGGCGGCCTCCGGAGCCCTCGGGATGATGAAGGCGATCCTCGCGCTGCAGCACGGTGTGGTTCCCCGGAATTTGCATTTCACCCGGCTACCCGATGACCTGGCCAAGATCGATACGAAACTCTTTGTGCCCCTTGAGACTACGCCGTGGACTACCAACGGGGACCACCCACGACGGGCGGCGGTCTCGTCGTACGGCCTGTCGGGAACCAACGTGCACGCCATCGTGGAACAAGCACCCGAACAAGTCCTGAAAACCGTTGTATCCCAGGATGAATCGTCGACGACGGAACCGCTGATATTCCCGCTGTCGTCCACCTCGGCCGATGAACTGCGCCGCACGGCCAGCCGGCTGGCCGGCTGGGTGCGAGCACATGACGATCTGGCGTTGCCCGACCTGGCCTACACCCTGGCGCGCCGGCGCGTCCACCGCCCGGTACGTACCGCGGTCATCGCGGATAGCCGGGCCAGGCTCGTCGTGGCTTTGCGCGAGGTCGCCGACGGCGATGCTCCGTATCAGCCCGCGGTCGGACAGGACGACCGCGGGCCGGTTTGGGTGTTCTCCGGGCAGGGTTCGCAATGGGCGGCGATGGGCGCAGACCTGCTGGCGACCGAACCGGTGTTTGCCGCCACCGTCGCGGAAGTCGAACCGCTGATCGCGCGGGAGTCCGGATTCTCGGTGATCGCAGCCATGTCGGCGCCGCAGACCGTGGCCGGCCAAGACCGTGTCCAGCCGACCCTGTTCGCCATGCAGGTCGCGCTGGCGGCCACGATGAAGGCATATGGAGTGCGCCCGGGCGCGGTGATCGGGCACTCCCTCGGCGAGGCCGCGGCAGCTGTCGTCGCGGGTGCGATGTCGCTGGAAGACGGGGCGCGGGTGATCTGCCGCCGCTCGCGGCTGATGTCCCGCATCGCCGGTGCGGGCGCCACAGCATCGGTGGAATTGCCTGCCCAGCAAGTGCTTTCGGAGCTGACGGCGCGTGGCGTCAACGACGTCGTGGTGGCGGTGGTGGCCTCGCCGCAGTCCACCGTGATTGCCGGTGCCGCCCAAACGGTTCGCGACCTGGTCGCGGCCTGGGAGCAGCGCGATGTGATGGCCCGCGAGGTCCCCACGGACGTCGCCTTTCATTCGCCTCAAGTCGATCCGATCATGGACGAGCTGACCGCGATGCTCGCAGAGATCAGGCCGATGACACCGGAGGTTCCGTACTACTCGGCGACCCTGTTCGACCCGCGCGAGCAGCCCGTGTGCGACGCCCGCTATTGGGCGAACAACATGCGCCGTATGGTGCGGTTCGCCACGGCCGTGCAGGCCGCTTTGGAGGACGGCTTCCGGGTCTTTGCCGAGCTGGCGCCGCACCCGCTGCTTACCCGCGCTCTCGAGCAGACCGCGCGCGGTCGGGAGATGCCGATGGCCGCTCTGGCCGGGATGCGCCGTCAACAATCGCTTCCCCACGGGCTGCGTGGTTTTGTGGCGGATCTACACAGCGCGGGCGCGGCGGTCGATTTCTCCGTGCTCTACCCGAGTGGGCGGCTGGTGGACGCGCCGCTGCCGACCTGGACGCACCGCCGGCTGTGGTTGAGCGGCGGCGGCCAGGAATCCCCGACACACGGCGGCTGCACCGTTTCCGTGCATCCACTGCTGGGTTCGCACGTGCACCTGCAGGAGGAGCCCGAGCGCCACGTGTGGCAGGCCGAGGTCGGCACCGCCGCGCAGCCGTGGCTCGCCGACCACCAGATCCGCAATGTGGTTGTGCTCCCGGGAGCCGCGTACTGCGAGATGGCGTTGGCTGCCGCGCGCACCGTGCTGGGCGAGACGGCCGAGGTTCGCGACATCCGGTTCGAGCAGGCGCTCCTGCTGGATGAGCAGACCACGATCGGCGCCTTGGCGTCGTTGTCCTCACCGGGCGTCGTCGAGTTCACCGTCGAGTCGAATCGGGGCGGCGAACAGGCGCGGCATGCCGCCGCAATCCTCCGTGCCGCAGAGGATGACCGGCCCCCCGCGTACGACATGTGCGCGCTCCTCGCCGCGCATACGGGTAGCGATGATGGCGACGAGGTGCGCGCGCGCATGGACCGACGTGGCGTTCAGTACGGTCCCGCATTCGCCGGTTTGGGTGTCGTCCACACCGGCAAGGAGGCGCCCGGCACCGTCCTGGCCGAGGTGGCGCTGCCCCGCCAAATCCGCTCGCAACAGGCTCTTTACGGCGTACACCCCGCATTGCTGGATGCCTGTTTCCAGTCCGTTGAAGCTCATCCGGACGTCCGGGCCCTGGGCGACGGCGCGCTGGGGTTGGTGTCGGGTATTCGTCGACTCCGCGCCTACGGCGCCGCCCGCAATGCCCACTACTGCTACACACGGGTGACCAAGGCCGACACTTCCGGGGTCGAGGCCGACATCGACGTGCTCGACGAGCACGGGGCAGTCCTGCTCACCGTGCAGGGCCTGCGGGTGGGCACCAGCGCATCCGAGAGCGGCAACAAAGATCGGGTGCTGGCCGAGCGGCTGCTGACCGTCGAATGGCGGCAACGCGAATTGCCGGAGCCGGACCACACCGACGCCGGAAGCTGGCTTTTGCTCGGCACTTCCGCCACCGCGGACGCGGCCGCCAGCTCGCTCGCCGACGCGTTGAAAAACCACGGGATGCAGTGCACGACCATGTCCTGGCCGCGGCACGCCGACCACAGCTCCACTGTGGGTCAGCTCGGAGATCATCTGCGTACCGGTGGATTCGCCGCAGTGGTGATCCTCACCGGGCCGGACAACGGTGAATCCGAGGAGCAGTGTGCGCTTTTGGGCCGGGACTACGTGCAACATCTGGCGCGCATTGCCCGCGAGCTGGTGGACGTTCCCGGCGAACCGCCGCGCTTGTACGTCGTCACCCGCAACGCCCAAACGGTTGTGTCCAACGACGTGCCCGACCTCGCGCAGGCCGGGCTGCGGGGCCTGGTCCGGGTAATCGGCATGGAACACCCGCATCTGGGCGCCAGTCTGATCGATGTGGACGAAACCACCGACGCCGAGCAGCTGGCACGGCAACTGCTCGCCGGTTCGGACGAGGACGAGACCGCTTGGCGAAATGGCGCGTGGTACACCGCGCGGTTGTGCCCCGCTCCGCTGCTTGCCGAGGAGCGGAAAACCGCCGTCGCCAACCACGAGTCCGACGGGATGCGGCTGCAGATCCGTACGCCCGGCGACCTGGAGTCACTCGAACTCGTTGCCTGCGACCGCGTTCCACCGGGACCCGGAGAGATCGAGGTCGCCGTCAGCGCGTCCAGCATCAACTTCGCCGACGTCCTCGTCGCGTTCGGCCGTTACCCCGCATTCGAGGGCCGGCTGCCTGCGCTGGGCACCGACTTCGCCGGCGTGGTGACCGCGGTCGGACCGGGCGTGACCGGCCACCGGGTGGGGGATCATGTCGGCGGCCTGAGCGCCAACGGTTGTTGGGCTACGTTCCTCACCTGCGACGCGCGCCTGGCCGTCACGCTGCCGCCCGGCCTGGCCGACGACCAGGCGGCGGCGGTCACCACCGCGCATGCCACCGCCTATTACGGCCTGCATGAGCTGGCCCGAATCAAAGCCGGCGAGCGGGTGCTGATCCACTCCGCGACCGGTGGGGTTGGACAGGCGGCAATCGCCATTGCCCGGGCCGCAAAGGCCGAGATCTTCGCCACCGCGGGCAGCGAGCAACGTCGACAATTATTGCGCGACATGGGTATTGAGCATGTCTACGACTCGCGAAGCGTGGAGTTCGCCGACCTGATACGTCGCGACACCGACGGCTATGGCGTGGACATCGTGCTCAACTCGGTCGTCGGCGCCGCCCAGCGCGCGGGCGTCGAATTGCTGGCGTTCGGTGGCCGATTCGTCGAAATCGGCAAACGCGACATCTACGGTGACACCCGGTTGGGACTCTTCCCGTTCCGGCGAAACCTGACGTTCTACGCCCTCGACCTGGCGTTGATGTCATTCAGCCACCCGGACAGGTTGCGAGACCTGCTGAACACGGTGTACCGGCTCACCGCGGACGGCTCGTTACCGATGCCGCAGAGCACGCACTACCCACTTGCCGACGCCGCCACCGCGATTCGGGTGATGAGCGGCGCGCAGCACACCGGCAAACTCGTGCTCGATGTCCCGCGCACGGGCCGCAGCCGCGTGATGGTGCCGCCCGCGCAGGTCGGGGTCTTCCGCAGCGACGGGGCTTACATCGTCACCGGTGGGCTGGGAGGCTTGGGGCTGTTCCTGGCCGAGAAGATGGCTACTCCCGGTTCGGGCGCCGGTTGCGGGCGTATCGTGCTGTCCTCGCGCTCGCAACCAACTCCCGAGGCGCTGGAGATGATCGAGCGCATCCGCCCGATCGGTGCCGACGTCGTCGTCGACTGCGGCGACATCACCGAGGCCGAGACGGCCCGGCGATTGGTGGCCACGGCAACCGCCACCGGGCTTCCGGTGCGCGGTGTGCTGCACCTGGCGGCGGTGATCGAGGACGCCACGCTGACCAATATCACCGACGAACTCATCGAGCGTGACTGGGCACCAAAGGTTTACGGTGCATGGAATTTGCACACCGCGACCGCTTCGCAGCCATTGGACTGGTTCTGCTCGTTCTCCTCGGCCGCCGCGCTGGTCGGCTCGCCCGGTCAGGGCGCCTACGCCGCCGCCAACAGCTGGCTGGACGCCTTCACCCGTTGGCGCCGGGCTCGAGGTCTGCCGGCCACCGCGATCGCGTGGGGCGCCTGGGCGCAGATAGGACGCGCCACCGCCTTGGCCGACCGCGCCGACGCTGCTATAGCTCCCGACGAAGGCGCTTATGCATTGGAAGCGCTGCTGCGCCACGACCGCGCCTGCACCGGCTACGCCCCGATAACGGCCACACCGTGGTTGGCCGCTTTCGCCCAACGCAGCCCCTTCGCCGAAGCGTTCCGCTCCAACGGGCAAAGCGCCACGGGCACAAGCAGACTGCGCGCCGAGCTCGAAGAGCTGACCCTGGACGAGTGGCCCACCCGGCTGCGGCGATTGATCTCCGACCAGGTCAGCCTGATCCTGCGCCGCAACATTGACCCCGACCGTCCGCTGTCCGAGTACGGACTCGACTCGCTGGGCGGTCTCGAACTACTTACCCGCATCCAGACCGAAACGGGCATACGCGTGACGCCCGCCGACATCGCCAGCATTGGCACCATTCGCGGTCTGGCGGAACTGCTGTGCTCAAAGCTGGCGCCCGCGGACGCGGCGTGA